The Streptococcus oralis Uo5 genome includes a window with the following:
- a CDS encoding Imm74 family immunity protein, which yields MKISGSSGNITFDYENGYVLKAEGELLTAGNFIVYRSSIQNWEPPYNHIPITQNEIDKLVEEVNSMMTEQTIQIEFI from the coding sequence ATGAAAATTTCAGGGTCAAGCGGTAACATTACTTTTGACTATGAAAATGGCTATGTTTTAAAAGCAGAGGGAGAGTTGTTGACTGCTGGTAACTTTATTGTATATAGGTCAAGCATACAGAATTGGGAGCCACCTTACAATCACATTCCTATCACACAGAACGAGATAGATAAACTTGTTGAGGAAGTGAACTCCATGATGACGGAGCAGACAATTCAGATCGAATTTATCTGA
- the rplS gene encoding 50S ribosomal protein L19, whose product MNPLIQSLTEGQLRTDIPSFRPGDTVRVHAKVVEGNRERIQIFEGVVIARKGAGISENYTVRKISNGVGVERIFPIHTPRVEKIEVVRYGKVRRAKLYYLRALQGKAARIKEIRR is encoded by the coding sequence ATGAATCCATTAATCCAAAGCTTGACTGAAGGTCAACTTCGTACAGATATCCCATCATTCCGTCCTGGTGACACTGTTCGTGTACACGCGAAAGTTGTCGAAGGAAACCGTGAACGTATCCAGATTTTTGAAGGTGTTGTTATTGCACGTAAAGGTGCTGGCATCTCAGAAAACTACACAGTTCGTAAAATCTCTAACGGTGTAGGTGTTGAGCGTATCTTCCCAATCCATACTCCACGTGTTGAAAAGATCGAAGTTGTTCGTTACGGTAAAGTACGTCGTGCGAAATTGTACTACTTGCGTGCTCTTCAAGGTAAAGCAGCTCGTATCAAAGAAATCCGTCGTTAA
- the crcB gene encoding fluoride efflux transporter CrcB, with product MVIVYLAIACGFGALVRYFFSRYNQPSKLPLGTLIANLLGCFLIGLLYNHVESKEVYAILATGFCGGLTTFSTLNDELQRLFSDKKVFYSYFLLTYIGGLVAIFLGILL from the coding sequence ATGGTAATCGTTTATCTTGCAATCGCCTGCGGGTTCGGAGCCTTGGTGCGTTATTTCTTTTCCCGCTATAATCAACCTTCAAAATTGCCTTTAGGAACTCTCATAGCTAATCTTCTAGGATGTTTTTTAATTGGTCTACTCTACAATCATGTGGAGTCCAAGGAAGTCTATGCTATTCTAGCGACAGGTTTTTGTGGAGGGTTGACGACCTTTTCAACCTTGAATGACGAGCTGCAAAGACTATTCAGTGACAAGAAGGTATTTTATAGCTATTTTCTCTTAACTTACATAGGCGGCTTAGTAGCGATTTTTTTAGGAATTCTGCTATAA
- the crcB gene encoding fluoride efflux transporter CrcB, with product MKKEQFYPLGIFLAAMVGGLARYLISTWLPASPDFPWGTLLVNYLGIFCLIYLVKGYLVYKGTSKGLVLALGTGFCGGLTTFSSLMLDAVKLLDTGRYLSLGIYLLLSIGGGLLLAYVLGRKKW from the coding sequence ATGAAGAAAGAACAATTCTATCCGCTAGGGATTTTTCTAGCTGCAATGGTGGGAGGACTTGCCCGCTATCTCATTTCCACTTGGTTACCAGCTAGCCCAGACTTTCCTTGGGGAACCCTTCTCGTCAATTATCTGGGAATATTCTGCCTGATCTATCTGGTAAAAGGCTATCTGGTCTATAAGGGGACTAGTAAAGGATTGGTTTTGGCGCTGGGGACAGGATTTTGTGGAGGCCTGACAACCTTTTCTAGCCTAATGCTTGATGCAGTAAAACTGCTTGATACTGGGCGTTATCTTAGCTTAGGCATCTACTTACTTTTGAGCATTGGTGGAGGTCTACTTTTGGCTTATGTTCTAGGGAGGAAGAAATGGTAA
- a CDS encoding chorismate mutase, whose product MDLDIIRQEIDQIDDQIVKLLEERMHLVEGVVAYKKASGKPILDTKREEIIFEKVKNRVEDKRYQETIVATFSDILKRSRDYQDQNIK is encoded by the coding sequence ATGGATTTAGATATTATTCGGCAAGAAATTGATCAAATCGACGACCAAATCGTTAAGCTCCTAGAAGAACGGATGCACTTAGTTGAAGGGGTTGTTGCTTATAAGAAAGCCTCAGGAAAACCTATTTTAGATACTAAGAGAGAAGAAATCATTTTTGAAAAGGTCAAAAATCGAGTAGAAGACAAGCGCTATCAGGAGACCATTGTTGCGACTTTTTCAGACATTCTCAAACGTTCGCGTGATTATCAGGATCAGAATATCAAATGA
- a CDS encoding flavodoxin: MALAKIVFASMTGNTEEIADIVADKLRDLGLDVDVDECTTVDASDFLEADIAIVATYTYGDGELPDEMMDFYEDLADLNLNGKIYGVVGSGDTFYDEFCKAVDDFDRVFVATGAEKGSECVKVDLSAEEEDIERLEQFAEELAAKVG; the protein is encoded by the coding sequence ATGGCATTAGCAAAAATTGTATTTGCCAGTATGACCGGTAATACCGAAGAAATTGCAGATATTGTAGCAGATAAATTGCGTGACTTGGGCTTGGATGTCGATGTGGATGAATGTACGACTGTTGACGCTTCAGACTTCTTGGAAGCGGACATTGCGATCGTTGCGACTTATACTTATGGAGACGGAGAATTGCCAGATGAGATGATGGACTTCTACGAAGACCTAGCAGATCTCAACTTGAATGGCAAAATCTACGGAGTGGTCGGTTCAGGAGATACCTTCTACGACGAATTCTGTAAGGCTGTTGATGACTTTGATCGTGTTTTTGTAGCGACAGGAGCAGAAAAAGGTTCAGAGTGTGTTAAAGTGGACCTCTCTGCCGAAGAAGAAGATATCGAACGTTTGGAACAATTCGCAGAAGAATTGGCTGCAAAAGTAGGATAA